In Sciurus carolinensis chromosome 17, mSciCar1.2, whole genome shotgun sequence, one genomic interval encodes:
- the LOC124967927 gene encoding putative gustatory receptor clone PTE03 produces the protein METENQTSPIEFLLLGLSEDPELQPVLFGLFMSMYLVTVLGNLLIILAVSSDPHLHTPMYLFLSNLSFTDISFISTTVPKMLMNIQRQSKIISFMDCLTQVCLVLVFAGMENFLLAAMAYDRYVAICHPLRYSVIMNPHLCVLLILLSLSISIVDALLHSLMVLRLSFCTDLEIPHFFCELDQVIKLSCSDTLINNILFYLVSSIVGGVPLLGIIYSYIKIVSSILRMSSAGGRHKAFSTCGSHLSVVSLFYGTGFGVYIGSAVTDSFTNTAAASVMYTVVPPMLNPFIYSLRNRDMKEALRKLIIKCLFW, from the coding sequence ATGGAAACAGAAAACCAAACGAGCCCAATAGAATTCCTCCTTCTGGGTCTCTCAGAGGATCCAGAACTTCAGCCtgtcctctttggactgttcatgtccatgtacctggtcacagtgcttgggaacctgctcatcatcctggctgtcagctctgaccctcacctccacacccccatgtacctcttcctctccaacctgtccttcactGACATTAGTTTCATCTCTACCACGGTCCCCAAGATGCTGATGAACATCCAGAGACAGAGCAAGATCATCAGTTTCATGGACTGCCTCACTCAGGTCTGCTTAGTCCTGGTTTTTGCTGGAATGGAAAACTTTCTCCTAGCAGCAATGGCTTATGACcgttatgtggccatctgccatccCCTCAGGTACTCAGTCATCATGAACCCCCACTTGTGTGTCCTGTTGATCCTGTTGTCCTTGTCCATCAGCATTGTAGATGCCCTGCTGCACAGTCTGATGGTGCTGAGgttgtccttctgcacagacctggagattccccacttcttctgtgaacttgatcAGGTCATCAAGCTGTCCTGTTCTGATACCCTCATCAATAACATCCTATTCTATTTAGTGTCTAGTATAGTGGGTGGAGTTCCTCTTCTTGGGATTATTTACTCCTACATTAAAATTGTCTCTTCTATTCTGAGAATGTCCTCAGCTGGGGGAAggcataaagccttttccacctgtgggtctcacctctcagtggtctccttgttctatgggacagGTTTTGGGGTGTATATTGGCTCTGCAGTGACTGACTCATTCACCAATACTGCAgcagcctcagtgatgtacactgtggtgcCCCCAATGCTaaacccctttatctacagcctgaggaataGGGACATGAAAGAAGCCTTGAGGAAACTCATCATTAAATGTCTTTTTTGGTGA